In the Leptotrichia sp. oral taxon 223 genome, TTGTGGCGTGAAAGTGGATGGGGCAATTAAGAGATTTTATAAGGCAGAACTAGAGTTTGATAGAGAAGTTATTTTGGGATTTGAGAAGATTGAGAAATTTAAGGAAGTGGAAGAAGTTATAAAAAAGGGGCTGGAGTTTGACAGGCAGAAAAGGTTTGGAAGTATTAGGGAAATGATTGATAAATTGAGAAAAATTTTTGCTTAAAATAAAAGTTTTTAAATAGATTTGATTTTATAATGATGAACTGAAATAGTTTTTATAAAATCTATGTTTATAGCTTTTTATTTGGATTTTAAATTAATAAAATCAAGACTTGAATGTAATCAAAAATGACTAAAGGGGACAAGGTAAAAATGAGATTATTTTATGAAGAGGAATTGCGAAGAAAATCTTATTATGAGATGTATCAAATTGCAATCGAGGAACATTTGGTAAATGTACATGTGGAAACGCCCACGAGAGAGGAGCTTATTGCGCTTTTGATGAAATACAGGGGAGTCAAGGCAAGTTACTGTATTGACAAGTATAATAAAAATGGACTTGTGAATGTTCAGGAACTTTTTGATAATAAACTTGGCGAGAGGATTCATCATGAGAATAAGATACGGGTACCTCACAAGATTATTTTGTATAAGGAACTTAATTTGATGAGGGAGGACAATTATAAAATTGAGATTCCTGAAAATGTGAGCAGTGCAAATGTTTTTCTTATAAATGCTAATAACTACCTGTGTGGGATTTTCCAGCTGGAAAAGGATTTAAATAGCAGGAATAAGTATTTTCTGATTAGTAAAAAGGAATTTTTTAGAGTTGAAACGCTGAAAAATAATAAATTTTCATTTTTGTTCTTTAAGGAAAATGATTTAAAATTTATTCATAAGTTTTATAATTTGAAGGAAGATGAAATGACACCACTTTATCCGTACCAGATGGATTATTACAAAGTTGAAATTGAAAATTTTATTGTGAAAAATCTGGAAACTACGAATACACCGCTTTGTATTGATTTTGGGACAGTAAATACGGCTCTTGGAGCATATCTGGATAGAAATTATGTGAAGGATTTGCCAACAAATGATATTCTGAATGGAAATGTCGTGATTGATGCGATAAATTATGTAAAATTTGATGACGGGGAGAGGCATTACCGTGAGATTTTTCCGACGTTGGTTTATGTTGATGATTGCAGTGATGCTAATAATATTAAGTATTCATTTGGGTATGATGTGGTAAGAAAGCTGGAGAGAAATGACTATATTGTCAATGGCTCGATTTTTTATAGCTTGAAAAGGTGGGTGCATGAACATAATAAACTTGAGAAAATTAATGATGAGTTTGGAAATATTCTGTATGTAAAAAGAAAGGATATAATAAAGGCGTACTTAAAATATGTTGTGAATCGTGCAGAATATATGTTTAAATGCAAATTTAAAAAAATTCACGCTTCAAGTCCTGTAAAATTAAAGGAGCAGTTTTTGACGATGTTTCAGGAAATTTTCATGGTGGAAAATAAATTTAATAAAAATCAGAATTCTGAAATTTCTGAAAAAAATATAATTTCAAGTGAGAAAAATTATGAATATGAAATTATTCGTGAAAATGCGATGGATGAGGCGATTGCGGTGCTATATAACACAATTGAGATACAGATAAGGAAGGGAAAATATAAGGAAAATGAGGAATATAGTGCCTTAATTATTGACTGTGGTGGTGGAACGACAGATTTGGCGGCTTGCAAGTATGTGATTAGCAAGGACAGGATTTCATATTATCTAGATATAAGGACAAGTTTTGAAAATGGGGATGAGAATTTTGGTGGAAATGACTTGACTTACAGGATTATGCAGTTCTTGAAAATTGTGCTTGGGGCAAGATATTCTGAAAATAGGGTTGTTTCTATTAATGATTTAATAAAATATGATAATGATATGATTTACAAGATAATTGACGAGAGTGGTGTTGAGAAGATTTTTGAAAATAT is a window encoding:
- a CDS encoding molecular chaperone, with amino-acid sequence MRLFYEEELRRKSYYEMYQIAIEEHLVNVHVETPTREELIALLMKYRGVKASYCIDKYNKNGLVNVQELFDNKLGERIHHENKIRVPHKIILYKELNLMREDNYKIEIPENVSSANVFLINANNYLCGIFQLEKDLNSRNKYFLISKKEFFRVETLKNNKFSFLFFKENDLKFIHKFYNLKEDEMTPLYPYQMDYYKVEIENFIVKNLETTNTPLCIDFGTVNTALGAYLDRNYVKDLPTNDILNGNVVIDAINYVKFDDGERHYREIFPTLVYVDDCSDANNIKYSFGYDVVRKLERNDYIVNGSIFYSLKRWVHEHNKLEKINDEFGNILYVKRKDIIKAYLKYVVNRAEYMFKCKFKKIHASSPVKLKEQFLTMFQEIFMVENKFNKNQNSEISEKNIISSEKNYEYEIIRENAMDEAIAVLYNTIEIQIRKGKYKENEEYSALIIDCGGGTTDLAACKYVISKDRISYYLDIRTSFENGDENFGGNDLTYRIMQFLKIVLGARYSENRVVSINDLIKYDNDMIYKIIDESGVEKIFENMNLEYEKYENVIPTKYSQFENKMSEEYQKIRNNFYMLWEAAENLKKEFFTSDGRLRTRFDVPRNYEKRNDIHITQLKSWKIHTYENNIFKTITDYPRHIFTIKEIEKIVKADIYGMLRKFLNTYYKEGLLFEYSLIKLSGQSTKISTFQEVLKEFVPGKMIEYKELSHRDDYELKLNCLDGAIKYLDYKRFGHIDVEIVNEVPLVPYSVWVEKYDGEKVEMIQTSRKTDILIGQIDKKISAEELKIYVYTAEGELKKEMIYKNEDNYEEMDAQEILPEFTNIISQNDTDTIQNGTIRFFIYTDLNNWGFFVVPIQRKSDQLYLGRKEYFPYEDNLSENSYFDGNH